CCTCGCGAAACCCAAGGAGCCTGGACTCGCGGACAAAGCGCAGGACGTCGTCTCCGAGATCGCCCCTGGGGCAGGCGTAGCCCTTGACCTGATCAATCCCGACGCGAAACCGGAAGACCGCGTCAAAGATGCCATCGCCAAATGTGAGGGGGAGGACGGGCCGATGAAGGCCTATGCCGACAACCCCGGTCCCGGACAAGCAATGGGCCTGTTTTTCCTGATCTTCGCCGGCGCACTCCTCATGGCCTTCGCGATCTACCTCGCTGGCCGATTGATCATCGCCGCAGGTGTCTCGATCGGCAATGCCATCAAATCGATACCAGGAGTCGTCCTCGCCATCGCACCCTCGATGCGCGGGCAGTTCTGGCGGACCATTGCCAACGTCGCAATGGCGTTGCTGCAGATGATCTTCGCCATCGTCTTCCTCGTGGGATACGTCATGGTCGTCGAGGATCTCTTCGCTGCAGACGAATCGAACCTGATCCGCACGGTGTTCTTCGTCGACATCTTCCTGGTCACCGCACTTCTCCTCTTCCGCCGAGCGGTCAAGGGAATGAAGCGAATGTCGGACAACCTGGCAACAATTCTGGCTAAACGGCCCAACGCCGCACCGACCGCCATCAGTCGCTCAACGCCCACCACAGCGCGCGACATCGCTGCGATGGCCGCCAACGGACGCCACATGTACCAGGGTGGAAAGGCCGTGGTGAAGGGGGCAGGAGCACTAGCGAAGAAGTCCGGCACTGCCGCGGCAACGACCGGAAAAGTCGCCGCCGGAGCCACGTCGACCGCCGCAACCGGCGGGGCAGCTGCAGTGCTGGTTGCCGGACGGGTCCTCTCCTCGACGGCGAAGCGAGCGAAGAACAAGGTCGACTCGATCGCCGATCCCGACAGCTACCCGAAGTCCACCTCAGGCACGGTCGGTGCCCAGACCGGTCGTGGAACCGCCGGTACGAACGCTGCTGCCGACGCTGTCCGGAGTCGACTGTCGAAAACGGCCGTGTCGGACAAGGCCGGCATCAAGCACCCCATCGGGGTCGCCCCGTCATTGCCGGTCCCCGACCCTGGCCAGGTCCGCGCCTCGGCCACGACGACCAGTAGCCCTGACGGTCGCCGATTCCGCGAATTCACCACCACATCTGGGGCGCCGGTGATGTTGCCGACTACACCGAGCCGCATCCCGCGACCAGCCAGACCCGCCTCTGCTGAAACAGGGATCCCCAACGGTTCAGGGTCGAAGACTGCTCAGCTGCTCGCTGCCGCAGCGCAGTCCGGATCCGCGCCGGTAGTCAAGCCAAGCGCACTGGCCCACCGAGCTCGCTGATGACGCTCCTCGACACACCACCGTCGACCCCGGACACACAGGAAGGCAACTCGAAAATGTGGTGGTGGCTGCCCGCCGGAATATCCGCCTTCGCCATGGTCATCATGATGGCTCCGATACTGGTCATCCTCGCGACGACCGGCAGTGACACGAACTGCGGTCGACCTGTGCCAGACGCCGGGGGCGGCAGCCTCATGGGAATCAAACCCGGATCCCTCGCGGTCCCGATGGCCGAAGGCACCTACACAATCAGCTCACCCTTCGGTATGCGCGAGACAGGCATGCACGACGGCCAGGACTACGCAGCACCACTGGACACCCCGTTCTACGCCGCCGGTGACGGCGAAGTCATCGCCGCCGAGCCCGCCGCCGGCTACGGACACTGGATCCGGATCCGGCACACCATCGAGGGCCAGATCGTCGAATCCCTATACGGGCACATGCAGGCGTCCGGGGTCCTCGTCCACACCGGAGACAAGGTCACAGCGGGCCAACTGATCGGCAAGGTGGGCAGCGAAGGACAGTCGAGCGGACCGCATCTTCACTTCGGCATCTACCCCGGAGGCTGGTCACTGGGCGGCGGAGTAGATCCCATTGCGTGGCTCACACAACACGGAACCATCTCGCCCAATGGAGGACCAGCAGAGCTGGTCGCACATCCCGATTCCACCGGTGGAGACCTACCACCGCTGCCCGCCGACGAAGGCAGCGAAGCGCACATGCAGGTCGACTCCATCCGCGTCATGCGCACAATCGCGGCGGCCTTCCCCGAGATCACCACCATCGGCGGATGGCGCCCCACGGACGACGTCGCCCAGGATCACCCCGACGGCCGCGCGGTCGACATCATGATTCCCGACTCCGCGAGCGCCCAAGGGAAGGCGCTCGGCGACAAGATCGCCCTGTACCTCCAACAGAACAAGGTGGCACTCGACGTCGAGTACTTGATCTGGCAACAGCGTTACTGGGATGGCACCGGTGACTGGTCACTGATGGAGGACCGTCACGGCTACACGGCAAACCACTTCGACCACGTACACGTGACACTCGAGGGCGGTGGGATGCCGACCGCCGACTCCCGCTACGGCAGCGCTCCGGGCGGTACGACCACCATGGAGCCGTGCCCGCCAGAGGGCGGTGATCATACCAAGTTCGCCCCTGGCAGCATCCCGCCGCAATACACCAACGCAGTCTCGGCCGCTGGGTCTCTGTGCCCAGAGGTGAGCCCGGTTCTGGTTGCCGGCATCGTTCAACAAGAGTCCGGGTTCAACGAAAAGGCCGTCAGCAAGGGCGATGGCGTAAACCAGGGCGGCGCCGAAGGAATGAGTCAGTTCATGCCGGAGACCTGGAAGGCATTCGGTACGGATTCCGGTCTAGATCGAAACGGAAAAGCGGAACCACCGAACGCTGCCGACCCGTTCAATCCGTACGACGCGATCGCCTCGGAAGGGCGCTATCTCTGCCACATCGCCGACTACCTTCGACCGCATCACGACAGTGGAGCCGTCAAGGGCGACTTCACCGATCTGATCATCGCCGCCTACAACGGCGGGGAGGGTGCCGTCGTCACCTACGGCGGGATTCCGCCATTCGGCCAGACCCAGGCATACGTGCCGGCCGTGCGTGAGCACATGAAGAAGTTGGCGGCCTGACACTCGCTCGGACGTTATTGCCCGGCGCCCGGCACAGGGCCGGCCACCCACCCACCGCTCGGTAGTAGTGGAAGTGCGCACTCGGGCAGGGTGAGGCGAATTCATGCCCGTCCCGGGTGAAGTCCGACCCCTTGGCAATAAGGGGTAAGTGGTCCCGACTCGGGATCAGCGCAGACGTTCAGAGACACGAAAAACCCCCTAGCGGGTGTGTTTTCGCGAGGAGGACTTGGCAGGTCCTCCGCTTATGGCCTTGGCCGGGCCGTCACTTTTCTCTGAGGTGAGTGTCGAAAGTTGGCGCTTTCTGAAACTCATGAAACTCGTACTGCATCCCAGGCCCAGGGTAACTGACTGGTGCCGGGCCAGCAGTGTTACTCGGACTGGAGGAGCAACCATTTCTTCCGCCCCTGCCGCGAGCGAGCGGCAACGCCGAGCTGTTCGTTCAGAGGAGCACTGTCGGCTGAACCCGTACCGGATGCCGACGGTGGCGGGACGGCGTTGGGACGGGTTCGCGATCGGTGTGCGAGACCAGCGAGATCAGTGGCATGGCGCCAAGGACAGGTACGCAAGCGAGGCTCAAGGAACGATCAACACGCGTGAGATGGGTTGTTGCCTGAGCGGGAATATACCCTTACGCGGGGGCTTCGCTCCGATCCATGCTCTCTTCGTTGCGCTGATCGGAGCGTAACCCACGTGTCAAGGGGGTGGTGGGTGTAAACCGGGGTGTCCTGACTCAGTGAAGTTGGCGACGACTCAGTGAATCTGGCGAGTGCTGCGGTCTATCTGGCGGACGGCTCAGCTGTCAACGGACATTCGTTCCCGCCCACTGGCGGACACGAAACCTGCCCATAGGCGGACACGTTTCTGCCCACTGGCGGACATCCGTTTCTGCCCACTGGCGGACACGAAACTGCCCACGGTGTTGTGTTGTGGTCAGGTGAGTGGGTCGACGCCGGTGCCGGCGAGGGCTTGGCTCATCCGGATCGATTTACCGCTGGTCTGACACAGGTGGGCGTGGTGCATGAGCCGATCGACGGTGGCGGTGGCCAGGGTCTTGGGCATCAGCTCGTCGAATCCAGCCGGATGAAGATTCGACGACAGCGCCAGGGCGCGTTTCTCATATGCGGCGTCGACCAGCCGGTAGAGGCCCTCGGCGGCGTCGGCGGCCACCGGCAACAGGCCGATGTCATCAATGACCACGAGATCGGCGCGCAGCAGCTTGGTCAGAGCCCCCGAGACCGAGTCGTCGGCGCGGTGCCGGCGGATCAGGGCGCCGAGGTCTTCGAGGGTGAACCACAACACCTTCCGTCCCTGTTCGACGGCGTGCTGGCCGAGGGCCTCGAGGAAGAATGTCTTGCCCGTGCCGGACGGGCCGCAGACCACCAGGTTCTCGCGCCGCTCGATCCATTCCAGGGTGCGCAGCGCCTGCTGCGTCGGCGCCGGGATGGACGACAGTTCCGGTTTCCAGGCGTCGAAGGTCTTGCCGGTGGGAAACGCGGCGGCGGCGCGGCGGGTGGCCAGTGCCGAGCGTTCCCGCCCGGCGGCCTCCTCGGTGAGCAGCGCCTTGAGGACCTCGGCGGGTTCCCACCGTTGGGCGCGGGCGGTGGCCAGCACGTCGGGGGCGGCGCGGCGGATGTGCGGCAGCCGCAGCCGGTGCAGCAGGGTTTCCAGGTCGGTCGGCAGCGGCGGCGCCGCCGGTGGTGCGGTGGTCACGAGGGTCTCCTTCGGGTGCCGGTTGAATCGGACTGTGAACTCGATTAGTTGGTGGTGCAGAGCTTTTCGTGTTCATGCGGGTGGTGTCTCTAGAGTTCGGTGGCCTCGTCGGCGGGAACCCCGTCACCCAGGGCGGCCCAGCCGCTGGTGCCCTGGGCCAGGGACCGGGATTCGTCGGCCCGGTGGGTGCGATCCGAGGCGACGCCGGCGGGGTGGGCATCGAGGATCGCCATGAGGTCGCCCTCGGCGAAGCGCCCGTACGCGGCGGCGTGCCCGAGCGCCCAGTCGACCCGTTCGGCGCCGAGCAGCTTCGCCAGGGTGACCGCGTGGTCCATCTTCACGCGGATCTTCCCGGTGCCGGCCTCGGCGGCCTCACACAACCACAGCCGGGCACCGGCACCGATGTCGCAGAACGCGTGTTCGGCGTCGGTCCGCGGGATCGGCTGCCGGCCCAGCACCCCGGCCGGGGGCGGCGGGAAGTGCTCGTCGCAGATCTGCGGGGAGCCGGGGCGGGCCCGCCGGTGCCGGGCGACCTCGACCGGACCGGTGTCGCCGTGGTGGACGAAGACGACCCGTTCGGAGGCTCCGGCGCCGTGTGCGCGGACGAACACCGTCTGCCCGCGCAGGGTGTGCGGCACCGAGTACTGGCCGTTCTCGAACGCGACCATCGGTGTGTTGTCGGGCACGATGCGCGTCACTCCCCAGGTGACGGTGTGTGCGGCGGCGGGGACCGGATGCAGGTGGAGGCGTTCTTCGGCGAGCATCTCGGCCGGGACGCGGCGGGTGGTGCGGTGGATGCGGGTGTTGACCTGCTCGCAGAAGGCGGTGCAGGCGGCCTCGAGGTCATCGAAACTGTCGTACTCGGCGGCGAGGTTGTGGTCGGTGGGCACCAGGTCGGCCTTGGCGAGCTTGACGGTGTTCTCCACCCCGCCCTTGGTGGCCGGGTCCGCGGGCAGGCAGGTCTTGACGACCAGGCCGTAGAACCGGGCGAAGGAGACCACGCCGGGGTTGCGGACGGCGACTGAGGCGACGTGTTCGGTGGTGACCATCTTCTCGTTGTCGGTGAGCAGATACGTCGGGACACCGCCGATCCGGCGGAAGGTCCGGTCCAGGCCCGCATAGACGGACGGGGCGGTGCGGTCGCGCAACGGGATCACCACCCGGTGCCGGCACCAGGCCAGCCACGCGCACAGCAGCACCGTCTTGGTGCCGTCGACGACCGGGCCGTCGCCGAAGTCGTACTGCAACCAGAGGCCGGGTTCGGTGATCCACGGCCTGTGCACCCTGGTGTGGCCGAGCCGGTAGGCGCGTTTGATCCGGGCGACGGCGCGGCGGGTGGTGCGTTCGGTGCCGGTGAATCCGAGGGCGAGCAGTTTGTCGTGGGCGATGTCGGCGCGGACCCGGCCCTTCGAATGTTCGACCCATTCTTCGATTTTCGGTAGGTACTCGTCGATCAGCATCGGTCTCTTCTCCCGCGGTGGGGTCGGCGCATCGGCGGTGTCGCGTTCGGCGACGAGGCGGGCGACGGTGTGATGTGAGCATCCCGCCAGTGCGGCGGCGGCACGGTAGGACTTCGTCAGGTCGTAGGCAGCAAGAATTTCCATGACTTCCTTGGCAGACTTCACGGTGGCCTCTCCTCGGTGGCTCGCATTCTCGGCGTGGTAGCACCGTCGAGCGAACCCGAGGAGAGGCCCCGATCCGGGGAGGCGATCGGGAAGAAAATCGAACGTGCCGTATCAGGCGGACAGACCCGGGTGGGCAGTTTCGTGTCCGCCAGTGGGCAGAAACCCGTGTCCGCCAGTGGGCAGTTTCATGTCCGCCTGTGGGCGTTTTCGTGTCCGCCTATGGGCAGTTTTTCATGTCCGCCGACACTCAGCGAACCTGGCGAATCCGAGGTGGTCACCCGCGATCGGGAATGAATCGAGGCACCGAGTTCCATGCTCGCCACGTTCTTTAACTCCGAAGTCGCCGCGGCGACTCAATAGACCTGGCGAACAGCAGGTACGGCCGCTGCGATCTCGCCAGATCCACTGAGCCAGGACACGGGGTGTCCAGGCTCGGTATGTCTGATGCCGACTCAGCAGATGTCCTGTGTCAGCGAATCGTCCTCTTTGTCACTGAATCTTGCTCATGCGGCTCGTTCTGCCACTCTGGTTTGCTCGACCCGACCTCGATCAGAGCCATCCCTCCGCTGTTCAGCCGCATCGGCCGCCATCCCATTCCACTGGAGACACCGACTGCTCACACTGCAGACCACCAACCACCACTGCGGTGGCGGCCGAACCGACCACAACATCTACACGCACGCAGCCATCTACCCCAACGCCGTCGTCCGCGCTGCGCAGATCCTCAACCGCAGCACTCACCCGAAATCAAGCAAGATCCAGTGGCGAAATCCTCCGGATCTCCGGTCCACCAGCAGCCTTGCCCAGTGCCAGTTCGCCACTCAAGATTCCTCACCCCAGGTCCAGGCGCCGGCCTCAAGGACGATTCGCTGGCACAGGACAGCAGATCTGATGCGCCCGACGGTCGATCTGATGCCTGGCTCAGCGAATCTGATTCGAGGTCACCCAGGTCACGGCCCGACGCCCTCGTGCGTCGGACCTGCCGACCGAGTGGCATTGGACGGGCGGCACGCCAGCAGATTCCACGCGCATCAGATTCAATGAGTCGAAGTCCAACATTGCGACTCAGACAATCTGATGCACCGCAGGTCGCCGGCATCAGATTCATTGAGCCAGGACACGGGGATTGCCGTACCGGCATGGCGGTGTCGCAAGGTCGGGTCAATGGGATGAGGATGGGACGCCTCCCAGAGGACTCCAACATGAGGCGATGAGCGCTGTGGAGCGAGCACGGACCAGAAAACTTGGCCAGCGCGTGTCACACAAGCTCCCTTACCGGGATCTTCCTCCGAGTAGGAGAGATCAATCAGCGGCGAGGTGGTGTGCTCGCTCGCGCGGGAGGGAGCAGCGTGGAAATGCGAACTGCGAACGCAAGGTGGCCGCGGCACGGATCGGAAGTTGGATACGCGGAGTCAGGAAGTACGAATCGGCGAGAGGAAGGCAATCGCGGTGCCGGCACGCCCGTGCTCTCCTCGGCGACTGGTGAAGGCGAGGCCTGGCGATGACAACCACACCTCCGCAGCAAAGTGGTGCGCGGTTCGCACGCTCTCCCCGAATCAGTTCCTTGCCCCCGCGGCCGCACACCTGGCTTCGCGACAGCTTCTGTTTGGGTACCACCGCGGTCGGTGCCAGCGCCGCCGCTCCGCTGTTCGGATACAGCGCCCTCGCGATGCCCGCCGCGGCGGGCTTGTCGATCGCTGCCGTCTACGCCGGAGTAGCCGGCAAACGTAAGCAGCTTCGCGATGTCGACGTCGACGAGGTGATCGAAAGGCTGTGCCCGATCGTGGGACTGCCGGAGGCCACCCGGGCGGTGCTGTCGACGTCGAAATGGAGTCGTGGATGGCCGGGACTTCCGGGGAAACTCACCGTGCACTACGACTCGACACAGGCACTGAATGACGAGACGTGGCTCGCTGATATCTGCGGGGTCTTCGAAGATCAAGGGTGGGGTTTCTTCGAACTCGACAAGCACGACCCCGCCCGCCGGCGCCTGATCTTCACGCCCGCTGCCGAGCCGGAACGAGAAGTCTCCGACAGCGACCAGGTTGTGCGCGCGAAGCGGATCATCGCCCAACTGTTGGGCCCGACCGCGACCGTAACCGCAATCGACGTCGCCGCCGAAACCGGCGAAGTGACCTCAATGGAAGTACGTCACGAACTTGGTCCGAAACTGGAATCGGATGGCTACCGGACCCGCGTCGAACGAGGAATGAGCGCGACGTTGCCCGGTCGCTGGCGAGCACGGTGGAACCTTGAAACGGATTGGGTTCGATTCGAGCAACGCACAGCGTTCCCGGACAGTGTCTGGTTGCCGGCACCGGACCTCGACCCCGGTGCCGATCTCCTGGCCAGTTACGACTCGGTGGAAATTCCGTACGGAATCGACGAAGACGGCAACGAGGTTGTATGGCGGCCGGCGATCGACCCGAACCTGATGCTGATCGGCCCACCCGGAAGCGGAAAGACCGTGACCGCACACAATCTGTTGGTCAACTTCTCGCGACGTGGATGGCCGATCTGGGTCCTCGACGGCAAGTACGTCGAATTCCTGGGATTCCAGGACTGGCCCAACGTACAAGTCGTCGCTACAACCATCGAGCAGCAAGTGGCGTTGGTCCACCGCGCCCGCGATCTCATGGAGTTCCGCTACCAGAAGATCGTTACCGGCGAGGCGACAGAAGCGGACTTCGAACCAGTACTCGTCT
This genomic window from Rhodococcus pseudokoreensis contains:
- a CDS encoding M23 family metallopeptidase, yielding MTLLDTPPSTPDTQEGNSKMWWWLPAGISAFAMVIMMAPILVILATTGSDTNCGRPVPDAGGGSLMGIKPGSLAVPMAEGTYTISSPFGMRETGMHDGQDYAAPLDTPFYAAGDGEVIAAEPAAGYGHWIRIRHTIEGQIVESLYGHMQASGVLVHTGDKVTAGQLIGKVGSEGQSSGPHLHFGIYPGGWSLGGGVDPIAWLTQHGTISPNGGPAELVAHPDSTGGDLPPLPADEGSEAHMQVDSIRVMRTIAAAFPEITTIGGWRPTDDVAQDHPDGRAVDIMIPDSASAQGKALGDKIALYLQQNKVALDVEYLIWQQRYWDGTGDWSLMEDRHGYTANHFDHVHVTLEGGGMPTADSRYGSAPGGTTTMEPCPPEGGDHTKFAPGSIPPQYTNAVSAAGSLCPEVSPVLVAGIVQQESGFNEKAVSKGDGVNQGGAEGMSQFMPETWKAFGTDSGLDRNGKAEPPNAADPFNPYDAIASEGRYLCHIADYLRPHHDSGAVKGDFTDLIIAAYNGGEGAVVTYGGIPPFGQTQAYVPAVREHMKKLAA
- the istB gene encoding IS21-like element helper ATPase IstB codes for the protein MTTAPPAAPPLPTDLETLLHRLRLPHIRRAAPDVLATARAQRWEPAEVLKALLTEEAAGRERSALATRRAAAAFPTGKTFDAWKPELSSIPAPTQQALRTLEWIERRENLVVCGPSGTGKTFFLEALGQHAVEQGRKVLWFTLEDLGALIRRHRADDSVSGALTKLLRADLVVIDDIGLLPVAADAAEGLYRLVDAAYEKRALALSSNLHPAGFDELMPKTLATATVDRLMHHAHLCQTSGKSIRMSQALAGTGVDPLT
- the istA gene encoding IS21 family transposase gives rise to the protein MKSAKEVMEILAAYDLTKSYRAAAALAGCSHHTVARLVAERDTADAPTPPREKRPMLIDEYLPKIEEWVEHSKGRVRADIAHDKLLALGFTGTERTTRRAVARIKRAYRLGHTRVHRPWITEPGLWLQYDFGDGPVVDGTKTVLLCAWLAWCRHRVVIPLRDRTAPSVYAGLDRTFRRIGGVPTYLLTDNEKMVTTEHVASVAVRNPGVVSFARFYGLVVKTCLPADPATKGGVENTVKLAKADLVPTDHNLAAEYDSFDDLEAACTAFCEQVNTRIHRTTRRVPAEMLAEERLHLHPVPAAAHTVTWGVTRIVPDNTPMVAFENGQYSVPHTLRGQTVFVRAHGAGASERVVFVHHGDTGPVEVARHRRARPGSPQICDEHFPPPPAGVLGRQPIPRTDAEHAFCDIGAGARLWLCEAAEAGTGKIRVKMDHAVTLAKLLGAERVDWALGHAAAYGRFAEGDLMAILDAHPAGVASDRTHRADESRSLAQGTSGWAALGDGVPADEATEL
- a CDS encoding FtsK/SpoIIIE domain-containing protein — protein: MTTTPPQQSGARFARSPRISSLPPRPHTWLRDSFCLGTTAVGASAAAPLFGYSALAMPAAAGLSIAAVYAGVAGKRKQLRDVDVDEVIERLCPIVGLPEATRAVLSTSKWSRGWPGLPGKLTVHYDSTQALNDETWLADICGVFEDQGWGFFELDKHDPARRRLIFTPAAEPEREVSDSDQVVRAKRIIAQLLGPTATVTAIDVAAETGEVTSMEVRHELGPKLESDGYRTRVERGMSATLPGRWRARWNLETDWVRFEQRTAFPDSVWLPAPDLDPGADLLASYDSVEIPYGIDEDGNEVVWRPAIDPNLMLIGPPGSGKTVTAHNLLVNFSRRGWPIWVLDGKYVEFLGFQDWPNVQVVATTIEQQVALVHRARDLMEFRYQKIVTGEATEADFEPVLVFLDEWAEFRGNVEDWYSRVKPKGGARQPPVLNMLASMARKARTSRVHLVFGTQRPDAQYFLGDMRDNFAMRISMGRLSPQGALMMWQSPTIGTSVPRKCRGRGTTVTDNYQPIEIQCYRVPDPRKTRAGTFEYDLLDTLRPQITRHPRLLIVPPDELPDIDADDTSEPAPLTYFDYIEAEWVLASDRPDLDPVLRRAKMTHETDRRLASPTALLGLLGGRAEPTNEAAVELDDYRTPTAAGATDAASFLDQLSAPQLGESSAARAESSRARLALVKEPAATEPEIPAGGAEVFDLPDDSPDTYDDQYGPVRDVRAADVALGDLLLMEDTDEWVVVDTDPEPDIIEDSLLSLTWRSDTDEFGDFALPDSSYVSIRKPIQVSG